CCAGCTCAAAGCCATTTATTCCCGGCATATCCAGATCAGTGATCATGGTTCTGTAGTCTTTGGTCTTCAGACGGTCAAGTGCCTCTGTAGCACTCATAACGCAGTCAACTTTGACCTTGAAGTGACTGAGCATCCTTTCGATGACTTGGAGAATGGCACGGTCATCGTCAACCACCAGGATACCAACATCATTCATACCCCCCCCCCGGCATTTGTCAAGCGTGCGCCTCAAGTACCATGCCGTCCTTCAGGTTGATCGTTCGGTCCGAGTAAGCACCGTTCTCCGGGTTATGGGTTACCATGACAACGGTCTGTCCGGCAACATTGAGATCCCTGAAAAGAGCCATGACCTCCTCACTGGTTTTGGA
This window of the Geoanaerobacter pelophilus genome carries:
- a CDS encoding response regulator, translated to MNDVGILVVDDDRAILQVIERMLSHFKVKVDCVMSATEALDRLKTKDYRTMITDLDMPGINGFELARRARKQFPDLNIVLFTGNTTEQIINLALDPKVSDISEVHRKPSGLGEMLRGIIKRETGRTFLLE